In Nisaea acidiphila, the DNA window GGCCGGGCCTCCAGGACCCGGCGGAATTGTTCCGGATCCGATTCGGCTGGAGAGCAGGTCTGCCCGGCACAGAGATAGGCGGCCGGCTTGCCGTCAATCATGCCCTTGCCGCGTGCCGGATGACCCTCGGGCAGGCTTTCGTCTCCCGTCACGATGTCGAGCACCCCAAGGGCCCGTCCCGCGGTCCGGGCGGTATCGAGAAGGGCCTGACACACCTCATCCGCCGGATCGCCCGCGACAACGATCTGCCGGCCGTGCCGGAGCCATTCGAGGCCGTTGAGCAATCCGGGGAACCCGAGCGGCTGTTGCCCGAAGGATCCGGCGAAAGCTTTCGTTATTGCCTCCGCCCGCTCGGCATAGGCCGCGTCCCCGGTCTTTAGCCAGAGCCGTGCGAGGACTTCGACCATGGTGCTGTTTCCGGCCGGCGTTACATTGTCGATCGCGGTCTTGGTGCGGATCATCAGATCGGTCTGGTGGTCCGCGGTGAAGAAGTAGGCGCCGTCCTTGAGGTCGAGGAAATGGTCCTCCAGAAGCGCGGCCCATTCGATGGCCTTGTCGAGATAGGGGCGTTTTCCGGTCGCGGCTTCCAAGGCGAGGGCGGCGAGGCTCATATTGGCGTAATCGTCGAGGGTCGCGGTGTGTTTAGCCTGTCCCGCGCGCCAGGAATGCAGGAGCCTTCCGTCCTTTTCCATCTGCGCGACGATGAACGCGAAGGCGGTCTCGGACCGGTCGAGCCATTGAGGCTCCGCCAGGAGGATTGCGGCGTCGGCAAGCGCCGCGATCGTCAGGCCGTTCCAGTCCGCCAGCACCTTGTCGTCCCAGCCGGGCCGGATCCGATCCTCCCGGATCTTGAGGAGGTGCGCCCTTGCGGCTGAGAGCCTTTCCTCGGTCTCCGCGTCGAAAGGCCCCTTGCGATGGCTTCGGTTCAGGATCACGGAACCTTCCCAGTTGCCGCCTTCCGTCACGTCGTAATGGGACGCGAAAAGCGCCGCATCGTGGCCGCCTTCCGTCAGCGCCCGTTCGATCTCCTCGACGCTCCAGACATAGAATTTGCCTTCCTTGCCCTCGCTGTCGGCGTCGAGCGAGGACGCAAAGCCGCCGCCCTCCGAAAGCATTTCCCGGAAAAGCCAGTCCACGGTCTCGCGGATCCGCTGCTCATAGAGCGGGTTCGGCTCCTGGCGCTGCATCTCGGTCATCAGCGCCAAGAGCTGGGCATTGTCGTAGAGCATCTTCTCGAAATGCGGCACCAGCCATTCGGCATCGGTCGAATAGCGTGCGAAACCGCCGCCGAGATGATCGTAGATCCCGCCCTCGCACATCGCGGTCATGGTCGTGCGGACCGCCTGCAGCATCTGGCCGTCGCCGGTGCGCTGGCCGGTACGCCAGAGGAACTTGAGGATCGTCGGCTGGGGAAATTTGGGCGCGTCCCCGATCCCGCCAAGGACCGGGTCGTGGTCGGAGAGGAAATGCCGGGCGACCTCCGGCGCGGCCTCCAGCGGAATCCCGTCGCCCGGATTGGCCGCGAAGACCGCGTCTAGACGCTGCGAGATGGCGGTGACGTTCCCGGCGACGCGGCCCGGCGCCTCGCGATAGACGCCCTCGACCTGGTGCATCACCTCGCGAAAGGACGGCCGGCCGTAGCGTTGTTCCGGCGGGAAATAGGTACCGCCCCAGAAAGGTGCGCCTTCCGGCGTCAGAAACATGGTCAGGGGCCAGCCGCCCTGCTGCCCGGTAATGGCCAGCGCGGTTTGAAAGATCATGTCGAGATCCGGGCGCTCCTCGCGATCGACCTTGACGTTGACGAAGAGCTCGTTCATCACCGCCGCCGTGTCCGGATCCTCGAAGCTCTCGTGGGCCATCACGTGGCACCAGTGGCAGGCCGCATAGCCGACCGAGAGCAGGATCGGCTTGTCGGCGGCGCGGGCGGCGGCGATGGTGTCCTCTGACCAGGTCTGCCAATGCACAGGATTGTCCTTGTGCTGCAGCAGATAGGGGCTGGTTTCCTTGTCGAGCTCGTTGCGCATCGCGGGTCCGGTCCGGAATGAAAGATGGGTCCTTACTCCCAAGGTGAGGGCTTGGGCGTCCGAGGTCCAGCGCCGCGAACGGCAAGGGAGTCCGCCGGCTGATGAATGCATCGCCAACCGATACGATCTACGCGCTCGCTTCGGCGACGGGGCGCGCCGGCGTTGCCGTTTTCCGGGTCTCCGGTCCCGCGGCCTTCGAAGGTCTGCAGCGTCTGACGGGCCTCGTCGGGATCGAGCCGCGATATGCGGTGCGGGCAAGCGTGCGGGACGGGGAGGAGGTCGTCGATGACGGGCTCGTCCTCGCCTTCGCCGCACCGGCGAGCTTCACCGGCGAGGATGTGGTCGAATACCAGCTCCATGGCGGCCGTGCGGTGGAAAGCGCGATGCTCCGGGCCCTCGCACGGATGCCGGGATATCGGATCGCGGAACCCGGGGAATTTTCCCGCCGCGCGGTTCTCAATGGGAAAATGGATCTGACGGCCGCAGAGGGCATCGCGGACCTGGTGGACGCGGAAACGGGCGCGCAGCGCTTGCAGGCGCGGAGGCAGAGCCGCGGCGCGCTGGGTGCTCTTTATCGGGACTGGCGGGCGCAGATCGTCAGGATCCTTGCCTATATCGAAGCGCTGGTGGATTTCCCGGACGAGGATCTGCCGCCCGAGGTCTGGGAGGAGATCCGGCGCCGGATGGATACGCTGGAAAGTGGGATTTCGACCCATCTGGACGATGGCGGGCGCGGGGAGCGCCTCCGGGACGGACTCCGTATGGCCATTGTCGGTCCCCCGAATGCGGGTAAGTCATCCCTGCTGAACTGGCTCTCCAAAAGGGATGCGGCGATAGTGTCCGATGTAGCGGGTACGACTCGCGACGTCATTGAGGTTCATCTCGATATAAAGGGATTCCCCGT includes these proteins:
- a CDS encoding thioredoxin domain-containing protein; this translates as MRNELDKETSPYLLQHKDNPVHWQTWSEDTIAAARAADKPILLSVGYAACHWCHVMAHESFEDPDTAAVMNELFVNVKVDREERPDLDMIFQTALAITGQQGGWPLTMFLTPEGAPFWGGTYFPPEQRYGRPSFREVMHQVEGVYREAPGRVAGNVTAISQRLDAVFAANPGDGIPLEAAPEVARHFLSDHDPVLGGIGDAPKFPQPTILKFLWRTGQRTGDGQMLQAVRTTMTAMCEGGIYDHLGGGFARYSTDAEWLVPHFEKMLYDNAQLLALMTEMQRQEPNPLYEQRIRETVDWLFREMLSEGGGFASSLDADSEGKEGKFYVWSVEEIERALTEGGHDAALFASHYDVTEGGNWEGSVILNRSHRKGPFDAETEERLSAARAHLLKIREDRIRPGWDDKVLADWNGLTIAALADAAILLAEPQWLDRSETAFAFIVAQMEKDGRLLHSWRAGQAKHTATLDDYANMSLAALALEAATGKRPYLDKAIEWAALLEDHFLDLKDGAYFFTADHQTDLMIRTKTAIDNVTPAGNSTMVEVLARLWLKTGDAAYAERAEAITKAFAGSFGQQPLGFPGLLNGLEWLRHGRQIVVAGDPADEVCQALLDTARTAGRALGVLDIVTGDESLPEGHPARGKGMIDGKPAAYLCAGQTCSPAESDPEQFRRVLEARP
- the mnmE gene encoding tRNA uridine-5-carboxymethylaminomethyl(34) synthesis GTPase MnmE, which encodes MNASPTDTIYALASATGRAGVAVFRVSGPAAFEGLQRLTGLVGIEPRYAVRASVRDGEEVVDDGLVLAFAAPASFTGEDVVEYQLHGGRAVESAMLRALARMPGYRIAEPGEFSRRAVLNGKMDLTAAEGIADLVDAETGAQRLQARRQSRGALGALYRDWRAQIVRILAYIEALVDFPDEDLPPEVWEEIRRRMDTLESGISTHLDDGGRGERLRDGLRMAIVGPPNAGKSSLLNWLSKRDAAIVSDVAGTTRDVIEVHLDIKGFPVLVADTAGLRESMDSVETEGIRRALAWAESADLVLDLREAGEEGPLDPGDGPERILVATKIDRADHLEAGPRIGISVKTGEGTDRLLSRIGEAASRLMDVGEAPALTRARHREGLTDCLDHLRRAAALAEFEEGEEDVEYGLVAEDLRLAARSLGRVTGAVDIEEILDLVFAEFCIGK